In Malaclemys terrapin pileata isolate rMalTer1 chromosome 10, rMalTer1.hap1, whole genome shotgun sequence, the DNA window CCCCCTGCTCTGTGTTTATATGGGGAAGGGACGGTCAGAGGGGTGCGCCTGGCACCTAGACCATGAGGTGGGGAGGGTTGTGATGGTCCTTGGGTTCATCCCACAGTCTGAGGCTGGCCCCCAAGACAGCTCTGCCTCCTGCATAGCCGAGCTTTACCCTGAAGTTAGGAAGTGCCTTGgtgccagaggagcagagcccaaccaggccccagcccagacctTTAGGTGATCTTCTACATAGGCTGGGCCTCTTCTGTTCCCCCTGAGACAGAGAGCTTGCTTCTCCTTTCCTGGAAGCTCAACCTCCTGAGGGAGAGGAGGCCGTAGATAGAGTACCCCAAGCTACACCAGCTGCATTGCTCAGCTGCTGCACTGAGGAACAGGCAGCAGAGCAGGCCCACGCAGCTCACTGCCTCCAGTTCCCTTGTCCCTAGCAGCCCTGCCTTCAGAGTCATCAGGCAATGACCACTGGATGGGCCCACCTTTTGCATTGTAAGCAAGATCTCCCTTACTGCTCACTGCTGTGCTGCCACAGCCCTTCCAAAGAGCTGGAAGAGTTGGTGGAGGGAGCAGGTGCCCCACTGGCAGTGCTTGGGTTTCCCAGGGAAGTGGGTTTCAGTGGTGGGCAGCTGAGGATTGTCAGCATAGTCACAGATGGATTTGATTTTTGTGAAGGCCTGATGCCCTCTGGAGCAGGCCTTGAtcctcttccccagctctccGTGCTGCCCTGTGCTTGCTGTGAAAACCCCTTGGCAGCGGGCACTGATCGCTATCCCCGCAGCTGATTTCTGGGGTGGGAGCAAATCCCCACCCTCACTATCCTGCTTCCTGTGTGGATAATGTGTCTGTCTTCCATAAAGGACTGAAATGTGCTCTACTGCCTCAGACTGTTCTTCTGCTGCGCCCCCAGGGACGGGAGGCTGGGCATCAAGGCTGGATGGAAGATGGCCGAGAGGCTAATAGCAAGGAAACCTTTCAGGCCGGAGTTCTAGATCTAGGGAACAGAGCCAGATTGTGGTTCAGCCCATTGCTGTGCTAAGGGTGCAGGTAGGCTCCCCAGTGTTTGGCGTATGAGGAGAGGCAGGCTGGCTTCCTTTTCCAGATGGGGACACGCCGCAGCTGAACATCTCAAAGTTAGCGCCCTGTGATTCGCTCGCTGTTAGGGGTTTATCCTGCCACCCATCACCGCCGCATCTCAGCCCCTTCGGTGTCAAATCAACAGCAACTGGAAGAAAATGAAACACCTTGTGCCTCCTCAGCTTCAATATCTTTGCATTCTGCTCTTCTCACAAGGTCGCCAACGTGGGCCTGTCTCAGGCAGACCAGATGTGGCACAAGAACACCATCTCCACCGGCCCGTGAACCATGGCCGTTTGGACCTGCAGTTATGGCAGGGCTGGAACTCCCATCCCACAGCACAGGCCTCGAGAGTTAAAGGTGACTCATGATAATAGAGAGCCTGTGACACACAGGTTCTAAATCCAGTTAGGAGAGAACAGTGCTGCAACTACACAATGGCCGTTCCTCCGTGTGTACATACACACCTACAGTCCATGTACATATACCTCCTCCCAACACAACCAACAATCCAGATTATTTAACGGCACCATTCACTAGCGAGACTTGGGAGTTTAATAAAAACCCAAGGAAACCCTGTTAATATTGTTCTGACATCAATACAGTCGCATGGCAGGAATGACCTCACGGAGGCAGCAATACACTTTCAGAAcaaattccttttatttgtttaaagggGACAAAGTGGATGGAAAACACAAAGGTCTGAGCCAGCAACCAGATGTGGGGCTGCGGGCCTGGGTCCTGCACTATAGTGACGGCTCCCCTGGGCCTTCCCAGTGATGTCACTTCCTGTCTGGCATCTTGGGAGACCACCTAGCCTCTATGGaatgctgcagtgttttaaaaataaatttccagGCTATTACCTTACTTATTACCCTGGGGGGGGTGTGGTATTTTTCATTGACTGGGGATGTGTTAAGTATCTGACTGCTATGGTTGCAGCTTGATTTGATAAGAGGATATGAATGAAGAGATGTTGGGGTGATGGGTTGGCCATTGGAATAGGCATAAAATTACAACTGCATTGGCAGTAACAGCCCAGCAAGCTGCAGCTGCTCTATGCCAAGCTAGCACTACCAGCATTACCTCAGTGTTGTGCCGGAAGGGGGACCATGGCTTAACAAGGGAATCCCTCTGAAGATTCAGTGACATCAGCagaatcgcaggaagctgggcTCTCCTGGATCCACCTGCTGGACCTCATCCCTGCAATCTTCCTTTTTTCACATTGtagccctgctcctccagcagcagctctgaaCTCCAGAACTGTAGGTCCAAGTAAAGCAGGGAGGATTATGCACCAGACGGATGCATCCCAGGGCAGGTCCAAGGTGAGACGTGCAACAGTTTGACACTCCATTATAAAGCAATGAAGTGGGAGAATGGGATGGAATCTGGTATTTTATGCAGGAAATTGGGGATAGCGAAAATGGCCTTCCAGCCCTTCTATGACCTCTTCCCTGCCCATGCTCAGGGCACATGGGTTCCTCCTTCACAGTGATCCCACAGATCAGTGCTCTACACAGTACAGCTAGCTTGGGCTTTCTTACACAGAGATCTAGGAATCAAGGCTGACATTTCATCCATGTGTGGTCCAGCTGTTCCCTACGAGTGGACTGGAACAGACTGGAGGTTGTTCTGACTGCAGCACTGATCATACATGTTACGCTGAGCAGAATTCACATAAATGCAGTAGGGGCCACACCTAGCCCAAAGCAGGTGTAATTCTACTGACTTCACAAGAGCATCAAGCATGGAGTAAGTTGTCATCATAactacagtgaaatcaatggtgtTGCGCCTGGTTATCCTCAGACTGGATGTGGGTCAGGGCCTCCAATGCTGTCTTAAATTTGATCACTGGTTACTGTCTTGGTTTGGGGATTGGGGACAACTAGCTTTGTTGGCGTGCCAGCCTGGAATCCTCCTGAGCAAGTCTGGAGCACATGAAGCTTGCTCCTTCCATCTGTCCatgctctttcctctcctctccatgCTCCCACTTCCCTCTGCTCCTTTCCACATCTCATGTTCCTGTGCCCATCTCCTGCCCTCCTctcgctgctgctgccagtgctccCTTCCCTGGGCCAATGTCCCAACAGCAGCCAGGAGCTGACGGGGGGGCTCTTTCCCTTTAATTTCAGACACATGCTCTCTATCTAAGATACTTAACAAGGAAAGTCTCGCTTTGCTTCAAGTTCCTTGCTGCTCTCTGTCTTGGTGGCCTCGGGGCCATCCAGGGCAGCACAGGGCAGACTCGCACCACGTAGGAGACGACACTTCTGACATGACAACAGTTCTTCAACCCAGCCACGCAGCCAGCGGGAATTACACGTTCAGGCATCAGCACTGATTTCCCCATCCTGCTCCGACTGACGAGCTCCAATGAGTCACCTGCTGACTGACCTATGTCAAGGGGAGAGACTGAACACATTCGGCTGAATCACATGCCACCGCGCGGATTCCACCTGCCCTCGGCAGCACATCTCCTTCCAGTGGAGCAGCCCTGCCTCTGGGGCGTGGGGCCCAATCAGCACTCGGCCCAGGGTGCAGCTGCGTGTATAGAGACGAGcctttggggaggaaggggaaaggcaGCATGAGGCAGGGAGGAGTCAAGGGGAGAAGCAGCCAGAAGGCTCAgcaaacagcccctcccctggaaATGCCATCCCATTCTGACAGCCCCTTGCAGACAGCAACAAGTCCCTGCACCTCCTCCGCCAATACCGCCTGTGCCAACACCCCCCCATAACCCCTTCCAAATGCCACCATGTGCCAACCCCCTACAAGTGCCAGCTGCCTTGACAAACTCCTTAACATTCCACTGAGGAGCCAACCTTCCCACAGCAAAAACATTTCCCCAGGGCACTGAGTCCCTACTGGTACCAATCCCCCTGAAAATGCCCCCGAGCATGAACCCGCCCTAACAAACCAGCTGGCTCCAACAAACCTCCCTGCATATGTCACCACCCACTTGCCAGCCTGCCTCTGCAAATGCCCCACTGTCACCTGCCTGCTCTGGAATCGGTGCCTGCACTGATAAAtactgcaccccccccccttatgcCCTGCAGCATGCTAATGCACCATCTGATGCACACAGGTTCCCACTCCCACTCCTGTCCCTCCGACCTGCATGATGGTGAACTCCAGgcacagctgctgctcctggatGTCTCCTGCAGGGACATTGAAGAGGAAGGGCGTGTTCCACACGGGGTTGTAGCCGGCTATGGACTTGGTCTCCTTTGTGTCCATGACTCGCCCGTTGTAGTAAAAGTGAATGACAACGTAGTGGTCTGGGAATGGAATTGGAGAATAAGGAGACTGCCGACAGCACACGGGATCTGCTGTGAACAGACACAGGTTTGCTTGGACGCAGGGAGGCTCATGAGGAGGTAAGTTAGGGGCGGCTGAATAGGTGTGTCCTGTCTCCCAGAAGCTCTGTGTCAGGCCCTGTGGAGCTACCAGGATAGAATGGAGAGAGCTTTGAAGCACTGGACACTCCCATAAGTGCTGGTCAGAGGGCCCCGGGCCTCGGAAGGTCATTTAAACAAGAGAAGGTGTCTGAGCCAGCTACTCTCTTCACAAGCGGCCTACAGCATTGGCCTGGCTAGAGGATTCACAGCCCTTCTACCCCTGCTCCCAGGAAGGCGACGGGATCTGCCACTGCTGGGCTTGGGAAAGTGGGATGCAAAGAAGGGTTAGAACAAAGGAGCAGAGAGGACCTGTGCCTGCcaataagggggtgggggagagggagggcaatcggcttcagcagtgttactgagcatgcccagtacaagCCAAGGAGCAAGTGGGGGGGCATGTGTCCcctcatgccccccacccccatgtgtcaCCTCTGCGAGGGAAATTGGAAATCCCACAACTGTGATCCCCCCACCCATTCTGGATCCCTCACTTTAGCCCATATTTCCCCTGTACTGAAAATATCTTCATTCTAACCATGGTCCCAGGGGTGTCACCATGGGCATGCTCCTCATAGGGTTAAGTGTGTGCTGTACGCAACATTGGGTGGGGGGCTGATAGGGCCTATAGCAGAGATGCCCAGACTCCATGGTCCAAGGGGTCTGTAACTGAGAGGGGCATGTGCCATAGCAGATCCTGGGGACTTTTAAATGACACAACTGTATGTTCTACAACAGGAATACTATTACCGGTCCCTCCAAAGTCCTTCCTGCTGCCGAAGCCTATTAAATCTGGTCTGCCCCTTAGCCCTGCACCTCCCTACCTGGTGCCCCTGGCATGCGGGTGAGCCGGCCCAGATTCTCTGCCTTGCGGACCAGCACCTTGATACGATTGGCCAGAGCCTGGTACTGGAGGAGAATGAAGAGCTGGCCCAGGGACGTGGATTGGGAGCACGCAGCGCCGTAGCTCATGTCCTGGGCACTGAGACACTGAAACAACATGGACAGCAGGAGACAATGAAACACCCACCAATctcacctcctctccccagcctccaGGGCACCTAGCAGCCACTGAGACAGAAACAAAGGTCAGCCCCAACCAGGAGCTTCAGGATGGAAAGTCCTTCACGTTCTTACCACAGCCAAAGGATTTCCCACCCACTTACCCCCATCACATATGCCCTCCCGCCCAGCTGCTCTCCTTCCAGCTAAGGCGCACTTCGCTTCACCTTGAGCTAAAGAAGGATCTTTTTGGACCTGTGGCCCTTACAGGATGCATGATCAGACATAAGCTGGTCTGGTATCCCATCTAGCAGAGGGAAGTGGTGATACACCCAGTCCTCACTTGCCCTGTGAGGGGAATTCCACTGAATGACACAGAGGTTCTGTAATGAAAAAGTCCTCCCCTTGCATCCGTATGGGTGGACCTTTCAGTCTCTGGGGCCCTGGAGACCTCAGCCAGCACTATCCCCACTGGGTACTATTAGTTCAGTGACCCAGTCCTGACCtttttgagtttggttttggtggttGACAGCTCCCGGGTGTAGCTGGAGGCCGCCTCGGGGTTCCAAGTAACCTGGGCACACGGGAACATCACTTCCCCAACGAAAGAGTCCCTGAAGCTGCGAAACTCCTTCACATAGACAGCGAAGCGCAGGGTGaagcccctcagctcctccggGTGGTAGCGGCCGAACTGGAACTGCTCTCGGAACTCGGGGTTGAGGCTCTTCCTGCGCACAGCCGTGCACTGGGGCTCGATGAACTTGGGGAGCAGGTACACCTTGACATAGGAGTCCCGGCTGCTTCGAAAGCCCTTGGGCAGGTGGGACACGCTGATCACCGTCACAGTGAGCGTGGCCTCGGGCTGGGAGTAGAACAGGAtgaagtggagctggggctgctgcTTGGGGCCGGCACTGGAGAGGCTCCTCGGCATGGTGGACGACTGGCGGACGCTGGGTCCCAGATAAGGACGAGTCAGCAGGCTGCTCTCGTCAGTCTCTCCAGAGATGGTGGACCAGCGCTCCCAGCCCGGCTCTGTCTTGGAGAACACGCCAAGCTTCTGGGAGAAAGGGATGCTGGGTAAAGAGGCCCTCCCATGCAACATGCTCTGTGGCAGGCTGCCAGCGCCAGGAGAACCCAGCGAGTCATTCCCTGCACATTCCAGCATCTCTCCCTCTAGCTCCACGTACTGTTGCTGGATGGGCACGGTGGTGGTCTGGGAAGGCAGAGCAGGCCCCAGCTCCACCAGAGTGTTGGTTGGTGCCTGCTCTTTCCTGCTGCTCTGGTTGTGCCTCTCACTTCGACGCCAGCACACGGCACAGCCCAGGAGAAGGCAGAAGCACAGAAGAGCCAGCCCCACTCCGAGGAGCACCTGCAAATGCACTGAATGGAGCAGAGAAGAATTACAGCATGAATATATGAAGGGGGCTGCAGGTAGCAAAGCTTCTGTGTGACCAGAAGGCATTTGGCAGAAGGTGCCTGGCCAGTGGGTGGGAAATGTGATTAAGATGTAGCAGTTTGCACTTGTGTTCTACGGCGATGGGCCTATTACAAATGCCACAGCTAGACTGATTAGGCAGGTACCTCCTTCAGCTCATCAGAAATCAGCAGTTCACATCACTACTCCAAGGACGAAGTGATCAGAATTGtcccttataataataataatacccggCTATttccaaaggaggtcagtatcaggatccccattttacagattggtaaactgagacacagggtGATGAAgagcccaaggtcacccagcaagccagtgtcagagccaggtaTAGAACCTAGGTCCCAGTCCAACTCTCTATGATCTTAAGATCTATGAACCAATAGCTTGATGACAACTGAATCTTGGCAAACACCAGCAATTGCACAGCAGTCAAAATCCAGATACACCCTCACACCCCAGGAACAGTCAGAGCCAGTGGTCCAATTCTGTGCTGTTACTAAACCAAACCTGTCAGCCCCTCTCTCATCACCGCACAGGACATGCTGGAAAGATTACTGTGTAATGGCGAGTGATAAGAGAAAGGAGCAGGGTcagagagctgtgctgggggtgtCAGCATCTGCAGTGCTCCATTCTCTCTGAGCACCATTCCCGAGCAGAGCTGGAATTATTACATCAGATCAACACATCCGTCGCAAGGCTAAAATAAACCCAGCGTCACCCTAAACAAGATAATGGCCATGGAAAAAAACCTCCTCTTATCAGCCCCACAGCCGAATTGACGCACTGTTTATGTAAGACACATGATTGACGCCAGTCAAACacccagagggaaaaaaaaaaccagaatcCTCTCTTCAGCCTCCTTTCCAAGTCAGTGGGTCTGGGGCTTTGATGACAGCCGTGGGGTGACCCCACATGTGCTAGAGGAAGGGCAAACAGCCTGGAAGTGGAGGTGCCCTGACGCAGACAGCAGCTGGTTCTGGGTGGCAGTGGCATGCAGCACTGCTAACACTGCATGCATGGTAGGATCATAATGGTAAATTCAGTCTTGACATTCTCCCCTGACTCACAGAGGATTCTCAAGGTTCCCTCAGTGCCCCAGCGATTTCCCATCCTGCACTCACCCCCATGATGCTGTCCACGCCAGCCTAGGAGAGCTAGATGCGGCTCCCCTCACTACCCATCCACACCTGTCTTACTGTAAGTCAGCCGGTGGAACTGCGACATGAGACACCTCCTCCCACGCCCAGTAATTGAGCATGATGGCCCCAACATCCTCCCTATTGCTGCGTGGCCAAAAGTGAAGGAACATGCTGACATCTCGACCTCAAAGCCTGGTGTGGGAAGCAAGTTGCGGTACCACTTGAGCGCCTGAGCTAATCCACCTTGGATGCCATGGTAGATCTGGATCAGTAGGTTCAACAGGGCAACCCGGGTGTCAAAAGTCACCAAGCTTCCAATCCCATATGTGGAGTAACCAGGACAGGGGACAATCTGCCCTAAATATTTAAGGCAGTTCCCATGCTCTTGACTTCCAGCCAGTTACCGAACAGGGATGGAAACTTAGATCTTTTTAGTCCTTTAGTTCTAGTacattatttgtttctttaacagCACTAAACGAGACTGAAATTTTGAATCAGAGAACAAAATGGATGCTAGGATTGATTTATGGAGCTGGATGATCTCTTGGGCGTGGGGATGGAGTAACGTAAGGTTAAGGCAAAGCGAAAGATGCCTGCATGAAGAATAAGGACACCGCTGCCCTCCCGGTCTGCGAAGACTGGGTGTCCGTTCAGGCCTTGGGGAGGAGACCAAACATAGTCCAACCAGGCCATCCTCTCATTCCCCTTCCCAGCAATGGACTCAGGCTGAGAACTATCAAGGGGGTTTGTGTAGCATCCCAGGATGCCTAGAGCAAGGCCTATAGTTTCAAACTTGAGTGGCTAAAATTTGATTCAGAAAAAAAAGGCCTGATCTGAAGAAGTGCCATGTACCCAGAGCCCTTGTAAACtttagtgggagctgcaggtgtgctacgccgctgaaaatcagcccaGACTTGTATCTAAGAGCCTatgtatggatttaggagccctACCTTTAGGCTCCCAAGTTGTAAAATTTTGGCCAGAGTCCATCAGAGATTCTATTCAGCTCAGTCGACAATGTTCCCTGGGCTCAGTGCCAACAAGCCCTGGTCTGAGTGACAGAGGTGTCAGTCCATGGCGTTCCATCTGCAGcatgactcaggcctggtctacactacgggtttaggtcgactttagcagcgttaaaccgaattaagcctggacacgtccacacaacgaggccctttctttcgaattaaagggccctttaaaccggtttctttacaccacctccgacgaggggattagcgataaaaccggcctttgcgggtcggaattggggtagtgtggacggaatttgatgttattggcctccgggagctatcccacagtgcttcattgtgaccgctctggacagcgctctcaactcagatgcactgaccaggtagacaggaaaagacccgcgaaggtttgaatttcatttcctgtttgcccagcgtggagagcacaggtgaccacgcagagctcatcagcacaggtaaccgtcatggagtcctcccaggatcgcaaaagagctccagcatggaccgaacgggaggtacgagatctgctcgccatatggggagatgaagcagtgatagctgaactccgtagcagtaaaagaaatggaaaagtattagaaaagatctccaaggccatgaaggaccgaggccataacagggacacacagcagtgccgcgtgaaaattaaggagctaaggcaagcctaccacaaagtcagagaagcaaacggaaggtccggggcagagccgcaaacttgccgctactacgcggagctgcatgcgatcctagggggtgcagccaccactaccccaaccgtgtgctatgactctctcactggagaaacacacagggaagacggttcggggaacgaggaagatgacgatggaggtactgtaggtagctcacagcagcaaggaagtggagaaaccggtttccccaacagccaggatatgtttgtgaccctggacctggaaccagtaacccccgaactcacccaagaccctcagggcacacaggagacctctggtgagtgtaactttgtaaatatttgtaaacattacaaaaaaaaagcaagcaagtctgttaacgtgtatggggatggagcggaaatcctccagggacatctccagaaagctctcctggttgaaatggggtgattttattaagggggacattcagaggcgcccgttcctgctcttctgaccagaaatgttccccgctgttaaccacgcggtgggggggaggggtgaagtgatcatcccagaaaatcgtgtgtgtgtggggggggggggggtggtttacttgtgtttgtgccgcatgttaaccgggaaaccgcagccccctccttttacattgaaaccccattttaaatggacaacccaattcatccttgatatgggaaatgcgctgctgtttgcaacctttcccgcatgttaagaaggttaaaaaagccaaaacactgtggcctacgatggctgcctgcaagccgaaatatgcgaccttgtaatgaaagagtgtacccattgttccctaaaatgtgtcttttttaaccacctctcccttctcctccaccagctgcaaatgtttctccttcgcagaggctcgtgaacattagaaagagaaaacgtaagacgagggacgagatgttcacggagctgcagatgtccgcccaggctgatagagcacagcagaatgcgtggaggcagtcaatgacggagatgagaaaagcccaatatgaacgagaggagaggtggcgggctgaatcgcgggaagaacagagcaagtggcgggctgaagacgataggtggcgtcagcttgcagacagacggcaagaggcaatgctccgtctgctggagcatcaaagtgatatgctcgagcgtatggttgagttgcaggaaaggcagcaggagca includes these proteins:
- the LOC128844798 gene encoding synaptotagmin-7-like isoform X3, yielding MKQKLGVFSKTEPGWERWSTISGETDESSLLTRPYLGPSVRQSSTMPRSLSSAGPKQQPQLHFILFYSQPEATLTVTVISVSHLPKGFRSSRDSYVKVYLLPKFIEPQCTAVRRKSLNPEFREQFQFGRYHPEELRGFTLRFAVYVKEFRSFRDSFVGEVMFPCAQVTWNPEAASSYTRELSTTKTKLKKCLSAQDMSYGAACSQSTSLGQLFILLQYQALANRIKVLVRKAENLGRLTRMPGAPDHYVVIHFYYNGRVMDTKETKSIAGYNPVWNTPFLFNVPAGDIQEQQLCLEFTIMQARLYTRSCTLGRVLIGPHAPEAGLLHWKEMCCRGQVESARWHVIQPNVFSLSP
- the LOC128844798 gene encoding synaptotagmin-5-like isoform X1 is translated as MAYVDPEHPALTLCQSIFFFFCKGMIEGVVAILFLWLFIQVLLNKHQQVHLQVLLGVGLALLCFCLLLGCAVCWRRSERHNQSSRKEQAPTNTLVELGPALPSQTTTVPIQQQYVELEGEMLECAGNDSLGSPGAGSLPQSMLHGRASLPSIPFSQKLGVFSKTEPGWERWSTISGETDESSLLTRPYLGPSVRQSSTMPRSLSSAGPKQQPQLHFILFYSQPEATLTVTVISVSHLPKGFRSSRDSYVKVYLLPKFIEPQCTAVRRKSLNPEFREQFQFGRYHPEELRGFTLRFAVYVKEFRSFRDSFVGEVMFPCAQVTWNPEAASSYTRELSTTKTKLKKCLSAQDMSYGAACSQSTSLGQLFILLQYQALANRIKVLVRKAENLGRLTRMPGAPDHYVVIHFYYNGRVMDTKETKSIAGYNPVWNTPFLFNVPAGDIQEQQLCLEFTIMQARLYTRSCTLGRVLIGPHAPEAGLLHWKEMCCRGQVESARWHVIQPNVFSLSP
- the LOC128844798 gene encoding synaptotagmin-5-like isoform X2, whose amino-acid sequence is MSALLGSPQDSSVLTAHFKSQSDEAVHLQVLLGVGLALLCFCLLLGCAVCWRRSERHNQSSRKEQAPTNTLVELGPALPSQTTTVPIQQQYVELEGEMLECAGNDSLGSPGAGSLPQSMLHGRASLPSIPFSQKLGVFSKTEPGWERWSTISGETDESSLLTRPYLGPSVRQSSTMPRSLSSAGPKQQPQLHFILFYSQPEATLTVTVISVSHLPKGFRSSRDSYVKVYLLPKFIEPQCTAVRRKSLNPEFREQFQFGRYHPEELRGFTLRFAVYVKEFRSFRDSFVGEVMFPCAQVTWNPEAASSYTRELSTTKTKLKKCLSAQDMSYGAACSQSTSLGQLFILLQYQALANRIKVLVRKAENLGRLTRMPGAPDHYVVIHFYYNGRVMDTKETKSIAGYNPVWNTPFLFNVPAGDIQEQQLCLEFTIMQARLYTRSCTLGRVLIGPHAPEAGLLHWKEMCCRGQVESARWHVIQPNVFSLSP